A single window of Populus nigra chromosome 17, ddPopNigr1.1, whole genome shotgun sequence DNA harbors:
- the LOC133676554 gene encoding nuclear transcription factor Y subunit B-10-like has protein sequence MAAEAPASPGGGSHESGDQSPRSNSNVREQDRFLPIANISRIMKKALPANGKIAKDAKETVQECVSEFISFITSEASDKCQREKRKTINGDDLLWAMATLGFEDYIDPLKIYLSRYREMEGDTKGSAKAGDTSAKKDVHPGPNAQISHQGSFSQGVSYGNSNSQAPHMMVPMQSNE, from the exons ATGGCGGCAGAGGCACCGGCGAGTCCAGGGGGTGGAAGCCATGAGAGCGGAGACCAAAGTCCTCGTTCTAATTCTAATGTACGTGAACAAGACAGGTTCTTACCGATCGCAAATATCAGTAGGATTATGAAGAAAGCGCTACCTGCTAATGGAAAGATTGCTAAGGATGCTAAAGAGACTGTTCAAGAATGTGTTTCTGAGTTTATTAGCTTTATCACTAGCGA AGCAAGTGATAAGTGTCAGCGAGAAAAGAGGAAGACGATAAATGGTGATGATTTGCTTTGGGCTATGGCTACGTTAGGGTTTGAGGATTATATTGATCCTCTTAAGATTTACCTGTCTCGATACAGAGAG ATGGAG GGTGATACCAAGGGATCTGCGAAGGCTGGAGATACATCTGCTAAAAAGGATGTTCACCCTGGTCCAAATGCGCAG ATTTCTCATCAAGGTTCTTTCTCACAAGGTGTTAGTTATGGAAATTCAAATTCTCAA GCTCCGCACATGATGGTCCCTATGCAAAGCAACGAGTAG
- the LOC133677304 gene encoding probable LRR receptor-like serine/threonine-protein kinase At1g67720, translated as MGSWLLLLFSLLLFFHASSAQQGFLSLDCGGPANFTDALGLSWTSDVNFIYGEAASISVANETRKQYTTVRHFPADSRKYCYRLDVTSRTRYLLRATFLYGNFDNNNVYPKFDISVGPTHWSTIVISDANTIESIELIFLASSSSISVCLSNATTGQPFISTLELRQFNGSVYFTAFENQFYLSVSARINFGADSVDPVRYPDDPYDRIWESDSVKKANYLVDVAAGTKKVSTDMPININIDERPPEKVMQTAVVGTNGSLTYRLNLDGFPGFGWACTYFAEIEDLDPTESRKFRLVLPGNPDMSKAVVNIEENAQGKYRLYEPGYTNLSLPFVLSFRFGKTSDSSRGPLLNAMEINKYLEKNDGSLDGDVISGVILFYSTADWAQEGGDPCLPVPWSWVQCNSEARPRIVKLSLSSKNLSGSVPSDLTKLTGLVELWLDGNSLTGPIPDFTGCTDLEIIHLENNQLTGELPSSLLNLPNLRELYVQNNMLSGTIPSGLGRKVVLNYSGNINLHEGARRGRHMGIIIGSSVGAAVLLITTLVSCMFMQKGKKRHPDQEQLRDSLPVQRVVSTLSNAPGKAAHCFTSFEIEDATKNFEKKIGSGGFGVVYYGKMKDGREIAVKVLTSNSFQGKREFSNEVSLLSRIHHRNLVQFLGFCQEVGKSMLVYEFMHNGTLKEHLYGPLKQGRSISWIMRLEIAEDAAKGIEYLHTGCVPAIIHRDLKTSNILLDKNMRAKVADFGLSKLAVDGASHVSSIVRGTVGYLDPEYYISQQLTNKSDVYSFGVILLELMSGQEAISNESFGVNCRNIVQWAKLHIESGDIQGIIDPSLCNEFDIQSMWKIAEKALTCVQPHGHMRPSISEVLKEIQDAILIEREVTAARGFSDEMSRNSVQSSFNLGSLDLGGTENCLALDESIARPTAR; from the exons ATGGGGTCTTGGCTTctgcttcttttctctcttcttcttttctttcacgCCTCCTCTGCTCAACAGG GTTTTCTGAGTTTGGATTGTGGTGGCCCAGCAAACTTCACTGATGCACTTGGACTATCATGGACTTCggatgttaattttatttacgGAGAAGCAGCAAGCATATCAGTTGCAAATGAGACACGGAAGCAATACACTACAGTGAGACATTTCCCTGCAGATTCCAGGAAGTACTGTTATAGATTGGATGTTACAAGTAGGACAAGATACCTTTTAAGGGCAACATTCTTGTATGGTAACTTTGACAACAATAATGTCTATCCAAAATTTGACATATCTGTTGGGCCAACTCATTGGTCTACCATTGTCATTTCTGATGCTAATACCATAGAATCTATAGAGCTAATATTTCTGGCTTCAAGTTCTTCTATCAGTGTATGCCTATCCAATGCTACAACTGGGCAGCCGTTCATATCAACCCTTGAGCTCCGACAATTCAATGGTTCAGTTTATTTTACAGCATTTGAAAACCAGTTTTATCTCAGCGTGTCTGCCAGAATCAATTTTGGTGCTGACAGTGTGGATCCAGTTAG GTATCCTGATGACCCTTATGATAGAATATGGGAGTCAGACTCTGTGAAGAAAGCGAATTATCTAGTTGATGTTGCTGCTGGTACCAAGAAAGTTTCAACTGACATGCCAATCAACATCAACATTGATGAAAGGCCTCCTGAGAAAGTGATGCAAACAGCTGTAGTTGGCACAAATGGGTCGCTCACATATCGGTTGAATTTGGATGGTTTTCCTGGTTTTGGGTGGGCTTGCACATACTTCGCTGAAATTGAAGATCTGGATCCCACTGAGTCCAGAAAATTCAGGCTGGTACTCCCAGGGAACCCTGACATGAGCAAAGCTGTTGTCAATATTGAAGAAAATGCTCAAGGAAAATACCGTCTCTATGAACCTGGATATACCAACCTATCCCTACCCTTCGTATTATCTTTTAGATTTGGAAAGACTTCTGATTCTTCCAGGGGACCACTTCTGAATGCCATGGAGATAAACAAGTATCTTGAGAAAAATGATGGTTCTCTAGATG GAGATGTTATTTCTGGTGTGATTTTATTCTACTCAACAGCAGATTGGGCACAAGAAGGTGGTGACCCATGCCTGCCAGTTCCATGGTCATGGGTGCAGTGCAACTCTGAAGCAAGGCCAAGGATTGTTAAGCT CTCATTGTCTAGCAAGAATTTGTCTGGGAGTGTTCCTTCAGACTTGACGAAGCTGACAGGTTTAGTTGAATT ATGGCTCGATGGAAATTCATTAACTGGTCCAATTCCTGATTTTACTGGATGCACAGACTTGGAGATCAT TCATCTTGAGAACAATCAGTTGACGGGTGAGCTGCCATCCTCCTTGCTGAACCTACCAAATTTGAGGGAACT GTATGTGCAAAATAATATGTTATCCGGAACAATACCATCGGGTCTCGGTAGAAAGGTGGTTTTGAA CTACTCTGGAAACATAAATCTTCATGAAGGAGCCAGAAGAGGGAGGCACATGGGTATTATTATCGGTTCGTCAGTTGGAGCTGCTGTTCTTCTGATAACTACATTAGTGTCTTGCATGTTCAtgcaaaaaggaaagaaaagacacCCTGACCAAG AACAACTTCGGGATTCCCTACCTGTGCAAAGGGTAGTTTCTACCTTGAGTAATGCTCCTGGAAAAGCTGCTCACTGTTTCACATCCTTTGAGATTGAAGATGCTACAAAAAATTTTGAGAAGAAAATAGGCTCTGGAGGTTTTGGAGTTGTGTACTATGGAAAAATGAAAGATGGAAGGGAAATTGCAGTGAAAGTTCTAACTAGCAATTCCTTCCAGGGAAAGCGAGAGTTTTCAAATGAG GTGAGTCTTCTTTCAAGGATACATCACAGAAACCTGGTACAGTTTCTTGGATTTTGTCAAGAAGTTGGGAAGAGTATGCTTGTTTATGAGTTCATGCACAATGGAACACTTAAGGAACATCTTTACG GTCCTTTAAAACAAGGAAGAAGTATTAGTTGGATCATGCGCCTTGAGATAGCTGAAGATGCCGCAAAAG GGATTGAATATCTTCATACAGGCTGTGTTCCAGCCATTATACATAGGGATTTAAAAACCAGCAATATTCTTCTTGACAAAAACATGAGAGCGAAGGTTGCGGATTTTGGCCTTTCAAAACTTGCAGTAGATGGAGCTTCACATGTCTCAAGCATAGTTCGCGGCACCGTAGGATATTTGGATCCCGA GTATTACATCTCGCAACAGCTAACAAACAAGAGCGATGTTTATAGTTTTGGCGTCATTCTCCTGGAGCTGATGTCTGGTCAAGAAGCCATATCTAACGAGAGCTTTGGTGTAAATTGTCGCAATATAGTACAATGG GCAAAATTACACATTGAGAGTGGGGATATCCAAGGAATCATTGATCCCTCACTATGTAATGAATTTGACATCCAGTCAATGTGGAAGATAGCAGAGAAAGCTTTGACGTGTGTCCAGCCTCATGGTCACATGAGGCCATCTATTTCAGAAGTTCTCAAGGAGATCCAAGATGCTATCTTAATTGAAAGGGAGGTGACAGCAGCAAGAGGTTTCTCTGATGAAATGTCCAGAAATTCTGTTCAGTCTTCATTCAACCTGGGTTCTTTGGATTTGGGTGGAACTGAGAATTGCCTGGCGCTTGACGAGTCCATTGCGCGGCCAACCGCCAGATAA